GAGATGACTTATCTGCTTCAGCAAGCGGTCGAATTAGGCGAGACCTTCTTTGACACAGCTGAAGTTTACGGCCCCTTTACTAATGAAGCACTGTTGGGTAGGGCTTTAGCACCTTACAAGGATCAAGTCACAATCGCCAGCAAATGCGGTATTTGCATTGAAAACGGCAAACAAATTGTCGATGCCAATTTAGACGGTATTAGAAAGTCATTAGAGGGTTCGCTTAAGCGCCTAGATCGCGACTCGATCGACCTTTACTTCCTTCACCGGGTAGATCCTAAAGTACCGATTGAAGATGTGGCCGAATTAATGGGCCAATTCCAAAAGGAAGGCAAAATTAAGCATTGGGGTCTCTCTGAAGCTGGCTTGGAAACGATTAAACGCGCTAACGCTGTGACGCCTTTGGCTGCTGTCGAAAGCGAATACTCGCTTTGGACCAGGGAACCTGAAAAGGAACTTTTCCCATTATTAGAGCAGCTTGGCATCGGATTTATCCCATTTAGTCCCTTGGGTAAAGGCTATCTGACTGGTGCTATCAGTGCTAATACTCAGTTTGCTGAGAATGACGGCCGCAGTAATCTGCCTCGTTTTACCAAAGAAGCAATTGCCGCCAACGAAAAACTGCTTGATCTGATTGATCGTTTTGCCAAGTCTAAGCAGGCAACGCCAGCACAGATTGCTTTGGCTTGGATTCTGGCGCAAAAGCCATGGATTGTGCCGATTCCTGGTACGACCAAGTTATCTCGTTTGAAAGAAAATCTTGGTGCTTTGGATGTTAAATTCACAGAGGACGAATTAAATAATTTGAATGAATCCTCCAAAGAGATTAAAATTACCGGCAATCGCTATTCTGCCGAACTTGCCAAAAGGGCTGGGAAGTAATCTATCAAAGGATGGTTCAAGCTAAAGGACACAATAAAAAAATTCTTCTGATTATAACAGCAGCAGTTCTGCTGCTGTTTCTTTTTGTTCTTGCTTATTTCCTGATTTATGGCCGACCGGCTAAAGCTGGTAATCGTGCTAAAAGTGTACCGACTTTGTACTTGCATGGTTTCGGCGGCACGGCCAATTCTAGCAATGACATGATTGCTTATGCTGTCAAGCATCAAGGCGCGACGAAGGTCCTGACTGCCCGCGTTTCGCCTTTTGGCAAAGTTCACTTACAGGGCAGCTGGCCTAAAAATGCCAAGCAGCCTTTGATCCAAGTTCTGTTCCAGAATAACCGCAATGGCAACTACAATGAAGACGGCCGTTGGCTGCGCAATATTCTTCAGGATTTGAGAAAGAATTATCAGATCAAGCGCGTCAATGTTGTGGCTCATTCAATGGGTAATTTGGCGCTGATGTATTATCAATTAGCTGATGGCAATAATCCGCGTTTGCCGCAAATTAATAAACAAGTTGACATTGCCGGGCACTTTGACGGCATTGTTGGAATCGACGATCAGCCAAACCGTAATCGTTTATTGGCTAAGGGTCGGCCGCGTTACTTGAATAGTTATTATCGAGTG
The Oenococcus kitaharae DSM 17330 DNA segment above includes these coding regions:
- a CDS encoding alpha/beta hydrolase — protein: MVQAKGHNKKILLIITAAVLLLFLFVLAYFLIYGRPAKAGNRAKSVPTLYLHGFGGTANSSNDMIAYAVKHQGATKVLTARVSPFGKVHLQGSWPKNAKQPLIQVLFQNNRNGNYNEDGRWLRNILQDLRKNYQIKRVNVVAHSMGNLALMYYQLADGNNPRLPQINKQVDIAGHFDGIVGIDDQPNRNRLLAKGRPRYLNSYYRVMLARRNRFPENRVDILNIFGNLENGSNSDGDVTNVSARSLKYLLNGRYKSYREVEIKGRQAQHSRLHRNNQVNRLIGRFLWNK
- a CDS encoding aldo/keto reductase encodes the protein MKEKRELGRNGLLVDAMGLGCMGMSFAYGDPKDPKEMTYLLQQAVELGETFFDTAEVYGPFTNEALLGRALAPYKDQVTIASKCGICIENGKQIVDANLDGIRKSLEGSLKRLDRDSIDLYFLHRVDPKVPIEDVAELMGQFQKEGKIKHWGLSEAGLETIKRANAVTPLAAVESEYSLWTREPEKELFPLLEQLGIGFIPFSPLGKGYLTGAISANTQFAENDGRSNLPRFTKEAIAANEKLLDLIDRFAKSKQATPAQIALAWILAQKPWIVPIPGTTKLSRLKENLGALDVKFTEDELNNLNESSKEIKITGNRYSAELAKRAGK